A DNA window from Capnocytophaga sp. ARDL2 contains the following coding sequences:
- a CDS encoding T9SS type A sorting domain-containing protein, which yields MKKVLSLIFSLVCLATYAQQINNIPSNKFQLFDIQKGVPTYKLSALDMVKINEEDELDKVHNFPPRFGYKQEVNLSIENNGKWIDLNNGDKIWILKITGENILSINLLFDNFWIPDGGELYIYNEDRSKVSLMNFSNNKGLQFSRRGNASDIIYGKSIYLEYYKPKGTLTPNLSIKYIVQGYRYIEQLYSEHFNSSGDCQVNINCPEGNNWQQEKNAIAMIIVNGHRYCTGALIKSLGNNRKLFLTADHCLGGWANNVKYDAQSNNILDYWTFWWNYESPTCQNTNSISNYIHTSGAKVLANNNLTDFALLELDEDPADKTCKIYYLGWDRQNPTVGGVGIHHPAGDVKKISTYNIIPQSVNNNNFHRIYWSQTQNGHSVTEGGSSGSPLLNNNKRIIGQLYGGNHINCVNPSQDNGDYGKFSVSWSSGNSSSRRLKDWLDPNNTNLLYTNGESLNCPSDLVIKDNSTDTGAEPNDVQYFWESPDIWIRNYNDSSNEHQNPIYKSNNLPNFIKVRVKNNGGVASTGYEKLKIYWAKASTALSYPNPWHGGIYQEGNTNLNALMGSPLDSIYIPILQPNEETILTVPWVVPNPYVYIPETNNQNDRWHFCLLARIEADNDPMYTTETTDLATNVRNNNNIAQKNVTVSQFSNFLYGGAIAVGNHFNISRTFNLVFKSIKTNDKYLSDEAEVHIELSDVVFNAWKNGGFQSEDVRLGRKPKTIVLMSENAKLKNLQFAPNKVGAIAVNIHFLTQAVSQESYTLLVKQTDENDKIVGGETFNISRSPRDLFYAQADDKEVNKNETVVLSAEDINETAIYNWYDSEGNLVHEGANFETSVDIAKTYKLEIIATIDGYKDYKDVEVSLKSDHIVTVYPNPLATHANISYKINNATNAYLSITGVYGSNVANNYILDINQNNITIDMSSYPAGIYTVSLIANGSVVDQMSIIKQ from the coding sequence ATGAAAAAGGTGTTATCTTTAATCTTTAGTCTTGTTTGTTTAGCCACATATGCACAACAAATTAATAATATTCCGTCAAATAAATTTCAATTGTTTGATATTCAAAAGGGGGTACCTACTTATAAATTATCTGCTTTAGATATGGTAAAAATTAATGAAGAAGATGAATTAGATAAAGTTCATAATTTCCCCCCGAGATTTGGATACAAACAAGAAGTTAATTTATCCATAGAAAATAATGGTAAATGGATTGATTTAAATAATGGTGATAAAATATGGATTTTAAAAATAACAGGTGAGAATATTTTGTCTATAAATCTCCTATTTGATAATTTTTGGATTCCTGATGGGGGAGAACTATATATATACAATGAAGATAGATCTAAAGTTAGTTTAATGAATTTTTCGAATAATAAAGGGCTACAATTTTCTCGTAGAGGAAATGCGTCTGATATTATTTATGGTAAATCTATTTATCTTGAGTATTATAAACCTAAAGGAACATTAACTCCAAATTTATCAATAAAATATATTGTACAAGGTTACCGATATATAGAGCAACTTTATAGCGAACATTTCAATTCATCGGGAGACTGTCAAGTTAATATCAACTGTCCAGAAGGAAATAATTGGCAACAAGAAAAAAATGCAATTGCAATGATTATTGTAAATGGGCATAGATACTGTACAGGTGCTTTAATAAAAAGTTTAGGAAACAATAGAAAGTTATTTTTAACAGCAGATCATTGTTTAGGAGGATGGGCTAATAATGTTAAATATGATGCTCAAAGTAATAATATTCTAGATTATTGGACTTTTTGGTGGAATTATGAGTCTCCTACATGCCAAAACACTAATTCTATATCAAACTATATACATACATCAGGTGCCAAAGTTTTAGCTAACAATAATTTAACCGATTTTGCTTTGCTGGAATTAGACGAAGATCCTGCTGATAAAACTTGTAAGATTTATTATTTAGGTTGGGATAGACAAAACCCTACTGTTGGAGGGGTTGGTATCCATCACCCCGCAGGAGATGTCAAAAAAATTTCTACATATAACATTATACCTCAAAGTGTTAACAATAACAATTTCCATAGAATATACTGGTCTCAAACACAGAATGGGCATAGTGTTACAGAAGGTGGCTCATCAGGCTCTCCTCTTTTAAATAACAATAAAAGAATTATAGGACAGCTATACGGTGGTAATCATATTAATTGTGTAAATCCTTCTCAGGATAATGGTGATTATGGAAAATTTAGTGTTTCATGGAGTTCAGGAAATTCATCCTCAAGAAGACTGAAGGATTGGTTAGATCCGAATAATACCAATCTCCTATATACTAATGGAGAATCATTAAATTGTCCATCTGACCTTGTAATCAAAGACAACTCAACCGATACAGGTGCTGAACCCAATGATGTGCAATACTTTTGGGAAAGCCCTGACATTTGGATAAGAAACTACAATGATAGTAGCAATGAACATCAGAATCCCATCTACAAATCAAACAATCTTCCAAACTTTATCAAAGTTCGTGTAAAAAACAATGGAGGTGTTGCTTCTACCGGATATGAAAAACTAAAAATCTATTGGGCAAAGGCGTCAACGGCACTGTCTTACCCTAACCCTTGGCATGGTGGTATCTATCAAGAAGGAAATACCAACCTAAATGCACTAATGGGTAGTCCGTTAGATTCTATTTACATCCCTATTTTACAACCAAACGAAGAAACAATCCTTACCGTTCCATGGGTAGTGCCAAATCCTTATGTTTATATTCCAGAGACGAATAATCAAAACGATCGTTGGCATTTCTGCTTATTGGCTCGTATAGAAGCTGATAACGATCCTATGTACACTACAGAAACTACAGATTTGGCTACTAATGTGAGAAATAATAACAACATTGCTCAGAAAAATGTAACTGTTAGCCAGTTTTCAAATTTCCTTTATGGTGGTGCGATTGCTGTAGGTAATCACTTCAATATTTCAAGAACATTCAATCTTGTATTCAAAAGCATAAAAACAAACGACAAATACCTATCAGACGAAGCAGAAGTACACATAGAATTGAGTGATGTTGTTTTTAATGCATGGAAAAATGGTGGGTTCCAAAGTGAAGACGTTCGCTTAGGTAGAAAACCTAAAACCATAGTGCTAATGTCTGAAAATGCAAAGCTCAAAAATCTTCAATTTGCTCCAAATAAAGTGGGGGCTATAGCAGTAAATATTCACTTCCTTACACAAGCAGTAAGTCAAGAATCTTATACACTTCTAGTAAAACAAACGGATGAAAACGATAAAATAGTGGGTGGAGAAACATTCAATATTTCTCGTAGTCCGAGAGATTTGTTTTACGCACAAGCAGATGATAAAGAAGTAAACAAAAACGAAACAGTTGTTTTATCTGCTGAGGATATCAACGAAACTGCTATTTATAATTGGTACGATAGCGAGGGGAACTTGGTACACGAAGGAGCAAACTTTGAAACTTCTGTAGATATAGCTAAAACGTACAAATTAGAGATTATTGCAACAATAGATGGATACAAAGATTACAAAGATGTAGAGGTTTCTTTGAAATCAGACCATATCGTTACAGTTTATCCAAATCCTTTAGCTACACATGCTAATATTTCATACAAGATAAACAATGCAACGAATGCATATTTATCAATTACCGGAGTATATGGAAGTAATGTAGCTAATAATTATATTTTAGATATCAATCAAAATAATATTACGATAGACATGAGTTCTTATCCAGCAGGTATCTATACCGTTTCACTGATTGCCAATGGCTCGGTAGTAGACCAAATGAGTATTATAAAACAATAA